In Flavobacterium sp. N3904, one DNA window encodes the following:
- the recQ gene encoding DNA helicase RecQ: MTTKILHAKLKENFGFEKFRPNQEDIINCILSGKDTLAIMPTGGGKSICFQLPALILTGITIVISPLIALMKDQVDSLKANGIAACFINSSQSNDEQQHHIQNLKDNKVKLVYVAPESLAYLENVFSQITISLIAIDEAHCISSWGHDFRPAYTNLGYLKNRFPSTPILALTATADKATRTDITNQLNLVNPKIFVASFDRKNLSLEVRPALDRVKQIIDFIKYKPNESGIVYCLSRKTTEELAEKLRKIGIKAKAYHAGLDNKIRSKTQDEFINDECQVVCATIAFGMGIDKSNVRWVIHYNLPKNIEGYYQEIGRAGRDGMPSETVLFESYGDMIQLQKFASEGLNAEVQLAKLERMKQYADALSCRRKILLSYFGELVSENCGNCDICKNPPAFFDGTIIAQKALSAVMRLQESEALPVIVDFLRGSKNASIYDKGYQNLKTYNVGSEISWYDWNQYIIQLINLGYCEIAFHQQNKIKLTPFAKKVLFEGEKVQLTTVQKINKEKSEITERESKKTINSLFEVLRKLRSEIAKEEEVPAYIIFNDATLKQMEIQRPMSDDEFLAIDGVGKTKLEKYGDTFIKAIIDFQKNKTVRKKKEGSTYKETLELFQSGMSVEEIAIKRKLGVTTITSHLAKLYLDGHPIDLSIYITEVEISKIAEAKIKLESPNALKPYFEFFEEQIPYDKIRIGLAVLEKETISL; the protein is encoded by the coding sequence ATGACAACAAAAATTCTACACGCCAAACTCAAAGAAAATTTCGGGTTTGAAAAATTCAGACCCAATCAAGAAGATATTATCAATTGTATTCTTTCGGGAAAAGACACCCTGGCGATTATGCCTACTGGAGGAGGAAAATCAATTTGTTTTCAACTACCCGCCTTAATCTTAACTGGAATTACGATTGTTATTTCTCCACTAATTGCCTTGATGAAAGATCAAGTAGACAGCTTGAAAGCCAATGGAATAGCGGCCTGCTTTATTAATAGCAGCCAATCAAATGATGAACAGCAACACCATATTCAAAATCTGAAAGACAATAAAGTCAAACTGGTTTATGTTGCTCCAGAAAGTTTAGCTTATCTTGAAAATGTTTTTTCTCAAATCACTATAAGTCTTATTGCTATTGATGAAGCCCATTGCATTTCGTCTTGGGGCCATGACTTCCGACCGGCTTATACCAATTTGGGATATCTCAAAAACCGCTTCCCTTCTACTCCAATCCTCGCATTGACCGCAACTGCCGATAAAGCAACGCGTACAGATATTACCAATCAATTAAATTTGGTAAATCCTAAGATATTCGTAGCTTCATTTGACAGAAAAAATTTAAGTCTAGAAGTACGACCCGCTTTGGATAGAGTAAAACAAATTATAGATTTTATAAAATACAAACCAAATGAATCGGGTATTGTTTATTGTTTAAGTCGAAAGACTACTGAAGAATTGGCAGAAAAATTGCGGAAAATTGGTATTAAAGCCAAAGCTTATCATGCTGGTTTGGACAATAAAATACGTTCCAAAACTCAAGATGAATTTATAAATGACGAATGTCAAGTGGTTTGCGCGACTATTGCTTTTGGAATGGGAATCGATAAATCGAATGTAAGATGGGTGATTCATTATAATCTGCCAAAAAATATAGAAGGCTATTATCAAGAAATTGGTCGGGCTGGTCGTGATGGTATGCCATCGGAAACGGTTTTGTTTGAAAGTTATGGTGATATGATTCAGTTGCAAAAATTTGCTTCCGAAGGTTTGAATGCCGAAGTGCAACTGGCAAAATTGGAAAGAATGAAGCAATATGCCGATGCATTGAGTTGTCGCAGAAAAATATTGCTTTCTTATTTTGGGGAATTGGTTTCAGAAAATTGCGGCAATTGTGATATTTGCAAAAACCCTCCCGCTTTTTTTGATGGAACTATTATTGCTCAAAAAGCATTGTCAGCAGTAATGCGTTTGCAGGAATCGGAAGCATTGCCAGTAATTGTTGACTTTTTGAGAGGTTCAAAAAATGCTTCTATTTATGACAAAGGATATCAAAATTTAAAAACGTATAATGTTGGTTCCGAAATATCATGGTATGATTGGAACCAATACATCATTCAACTTATTAATTTAGGGTATTGTGAAATTGCTTTTCATCAGCAAAACAAAATTAAATTGACTCCATTCGCAAAGAAAGTCTTGTTTGAAGGTGAAAAAGTACAATTAACAACAGTTCAAAAAATAAACAAAGAAAAATCAGAAATTACAGAACGCGAAAGTAAAAAAACAATTAATTCCCTTTTTGAAGTTCTCAGAAAACTGCGTTCAGAAATTGCAAAAGAAGAAGAGGTTCCTGCCTATATTATTTTTAATGATGCCACTTTAAAACAAATGGAAATTCAAAGACCGATGAGCGATGATGAATTTCTTGCCATAGATGGAGTTGGAAAAACCAAGCTTGAAAAATATGGAGATACCTTTATAAAAGCCATTATTGATTTTCAAAAAAACAAAACGGTTCGTAAAAAAAAGGAAGGCAGTACTTATAAAGAAACATTGGAATTATTTCAAAGTGGAATGTCCGTTGAAGAAATTGCAATAAAAAGAAAATTGGGAGTAACAACTATCACATCACATTTGGCAAAATTATATCTTGATGGGCATCCTATCGATTTGAGTATTTATATAACAGAAGTAGAAATTTCAAAAATTGCGGAAGCTAAAATTAAATTAGAATCTCCAAATGCGTTAAAGCCCTACTTTGAATTCTTTGAAGAGCAGATTCCTTATGATAAAATTAGAATTGGCTTGGCTGTTCTAGAAAAGGAAACTATTAGTCTTTAA
- a CDS encoding DNA primase: MKRVIVDYAKLTNEILNLLVEKFPDGYDDSDIIRFRNAKNELIEAVEVRTEDTIYLVKVSTKLADRIGNFDEDDEIDDVVEPISGLELDVEDDDDDDDDDDNLDKPDVDGDDDDEDADDKDIADEDDDEDDED; encoded by the coding sequence ATGAAAAGAGTAATTGTTGATTACGCAAAACTGACCAACGAAATTTTAAACCTTTTGGTCGAAAAATTCCCTGATGGATATGATGATTCAGACATCATACGCTTTAGAAATGCCAAAAATGAATTAATAGAAGCTGTTGAAGTTCGGACAGAAGACACTATATATCTAGTAAAAGTAAGTACTAAATTGGCTGACAGAATTGGAAATTTTGATGAGGATGATGAAATCGATGATGTGGTTGAACCAATCAGCGGACTTGAATTGGATGTTGAAGACGATGATGATGACGATGACGATGATGACAATCTAGACAAACCAGATGTTGATGGAGATGATGACGATGAAGATGCTGATGATAAAGATATTGCAGACGAAGACGACGATGAAGATGATGAAGATTAA
- a CDS encoding deoxyhypusine synthase family protein has translation MSKGPISQFIEKHYLHFNSASLVDAAKAYEQQLANGAKMMVSMAGAMSTAEIGKIFAEIIRQDKVQIISCTGANLEEDIMNLVAHSHYERVPNYRDLTPQDEWDLLERGLNRVTDTCIPEHEAFRRLQKHIYKIWKDADDKGERYFPHEFMYKMLLSGVLEEYYEIDLKDSWMYAAAEKNLPIIVPGWEDSTMGNIFASYVIKGELKASTMKSGIEYMVYLSDWYPKNSQNGVGFFQIGGGIAGDFPICVVPMLYQDMEMHDIPFWSYFCQISDSTTSYGSYSGAVPNEKITWGKLDIKTPKFIIESDATIVAPLIFAYLLDL, from the coding sequence ATGAGTAAAGGACCAATCAGTCAGTTTATTGAAAAGCATTATTTGCATTTCAATTCTGCATCCTTAGTTGATGCTGCAAAAGCATATGAACAGCAGTTAGCCAATGGTGCAAAAATGATGGTAAGTATGGCCGGTGCAATGAGTACCGCTGAAATTGGAAAGATTTTTGCCGAAATAATTCGTCAGGACAAAGTTCAAATCATATCTTGTACAGGAGCCAATCTTGAAGAAGATATCATGAATTTAGTGGCACATTCTCATTACGAAAGAGTTCCAAATTATCGTGATTTGACTCCTCAAGACGAATGGGACCTATTGGAAAGAGGATTAAATCGTGTTACTGACACTTGTATACCTGAGCATGAAGCATTTCGTCGTTTACAAAAACACATTTACAAAATTTGGAAAGATGCAGATGATAAAGGAGAACGATATTTTCCTCATGAATTCATGTACAAAATGTTACTTTCAGGCGTTCTGGAAGAATATTATGAAATTGACTTAAAAGACAGTTGGATGTATGCAGCTGCCGAGAAAAATTTACCAATTATTGTACCAGGATGGGAAGATAGTACCATGGGAAACATTTTTGCATCCTATGTTATAAAAGGGGAATTAAAAGCTTCAACCATGAAATCGGGTATAGAATATATGGTTTACTTATCTGACTGGTATCCAAAAAATAGCCAAAATGGTGTTGGATTTTTCCAAATTGGCGGAGGAATTGCTGGTGATTTTCCAATTTGTGTTGTACCAATGTTATACCAAGATATGGAAATGCACGACATTCCTTTTTGGAGTTATTTCTGTCAAATTTCAGATTCTACAACCAGTTATGGTTCCTATTCTGGAGCTGTTCCAAACGAAAAAATTACCTGGGGTAAGCTAGATATAAAAACTCCAAAATTTATAATTGAGTCTGATGCTACAATTGTAGCTCCATTAATTTTTGCTTATTTGTTAGATTTATAA
- a CDS encoding arginine decarboxylase, whose translation MNTKYSDLINQTYYFPQEEFKLNKDNLHFHNIDLMKLVETYGTPLKFTYLPQISNNISKAKSWFRKSMEKNKYEAKYYYCYCTKSSHFEYIMNEAFKNNIHIETSSAFDINIVENLLDKGKINKSTYIICNGFKRDQYIDNIARLVNNGHKNTIPIIDNYEELDLLQSQIKGKFKIGIRIAAEEEPKFEFYTSRLGIGYKNIVPFYKKEIKENKKLELKMLHFFINTGINDNAYYWNELVKCIKVYVALKKECPSLDGLNIGGGFPIKNSLAFEYDYQYMIDEIINQIKIACDEAEVDVPNIFTEFGSFTVGESGGAIYQILYQKQQNDREKWNMIDSSFITTLPDTWAINKRFIMLAINRWNDTYERVLLGGMTCDSDDYYNSEQNMNAIYLPKYNKEKPLYIGFFNTGAYQETIGGYGGLHHCLIPEPKHILIDRDENGILATEVFSEQQTAEDVLKILGYNKKQ comes from the coding sequence ATGAATACAAAATATTCCGATTTAATAAATCAAACCTATTATTTCCCTCAAGAAGAGTTTAAATTAAACAAAGACAACCTTCACTTTCATAATATTGATTTGATGAAATTGGTAGAAACTTATGGTACACCATTAAAATTTACCTATTTGCCACAAATTTCTAATAACATCAGCAAAGCCAAAAGTTGGTTTCGTAAATCGATGGAAAAGAACAAATATGAGGCTAAATATTATTATTGTTATTGTACCAAAAGCTCTCATTTTGAATACATTATGAATGAAGCTTTCAAGAATAACATTCATATCGAAACCTCCTCTGCTTTTGACATTAATATTGTTGAAAATTTATTGGATAAAGGTAAAATAAATAAAAGCACCTATATAATATGTAATGGCTTCAAAAGAGATCAATACATTGATAATATCGCAAGACTAGTCAACAACGGTCACAAAAACACAATTCCTATAATTGATAATTATGAGGAATTAGATTTGCTGCAATCCCAAATTAAAGGAAAATTCAAAATAGGAATTCGAATTGCAGCAGAAGAAGAACCAAAATTTGAGTTTTATACTTCAAGATTGGGAATTGGGTATAAAAATATAGTTCCTTTTTATAAAAAAGAAATCAAAGAAAATAAAAAACTGGAACTTAAAATGTTGCACTTTTTTATCAATACAGGTATCAATGACAATGCTTATTATTGGAACGAACTTGTAAAATGTATCAAAGTGTATGTTGCTTTAAAAAAGGAATGCCCGAGCTTAGACGGGTTAAATATTGGAGGAGGTTTTCCTATAAAAAACTCATTAGCATTTGAATACGATTACCAGTATATGATTGACGAAATTATCAATCAAATAAAGATCGCTTGCGATGAAGCCGAAGTAGATGTTCCTAATATTTTTACCGAATTTGGTTCATTCACGGTTGGGGAAAGCGGTGGAGCTATTTATCAAATCTTGTATCAAAAACAGCAAAACGACAGGGAAAAATGGAATATGATTGATTCCTCTTTTATAACTACATTACCAGATACTTGGGCAATCAATAAACGTTTTATCATGTTGGCTATCAACCGATGGAACGATACTTATGAAAGGGTTTTACTAGGTGGAATGACTTGTGATAGTGATGATTACTACAACTCAGAGCAAAACATGAATGCCATATATTTGCCAAAATACAATAAGGAAAAACCTTTGTATATAGGATTTTTTAATACTGGTGCGTATCAAGAAACCATAGGTGGTTACGGTGGTTTGCATCACTGTTTAATCCCAGAACCAAAACATATTCTGATAGACAGGGATGAAAATGGTATTCTAGCAACAGAAGTTTTCTCTGAGCAACAAACAGCAGAGGATGTACTAAAAATATTAGGTTATAATAAAAAACAATAA
- the aroB gene encoding 3-dehydroquinate synthase, whose amino-acid sequence MQSIQANNYPVCFNEIGYKTLNQHLKDNKYSNLFIVVDSNTNEFCLPHFLPQLETDLTIEIIEFEAGEINKNIETCIQIWNVLTELGADRKTLIINVGGGVVTDLGGFVASTFKRGVDFIHVPTTLLSMVDASVGGKNGVDLGNLKNQIGVINTPKMVLIDTHYLETVPQNEMRSGLAEMLKHGLIFDKEYWGQFLDLKAIDFADFDELIYRSVEIKNEIVMQDPTEKNIRKSLNFGHTLGHAIESYFLENESKTTLLHGEAIAVGMVLESYISLRKNLINQDEYNQIKTTLKSIYEDVVFEENDIDPILELLIHDKKNEYGSIQFALIEGIGKIKINQLVENELILNAFEDYKS is encoded by the coding sequence ATGCAATCTATTCAAGCTAATAATTATCCTGTATGTTTCAATGAAATAGGATATAAAACACTAAACCAACATTTAAAAGACAACAAATATTCAAACCTATTTATAGTTGTAGACAGCAATACAAATGAGTTTTGCTTACCTCATTTTTTGCCTCAATTAGAAACCGATCTTACGATAGAAATTATCGAATTTGAAGCTGGTGAAATCAATAAAAATATTGAGACCTGCATTCAGATTTGGAATGTTCTCACAGAACTTGGAGCCGACAGAAAAACATTGATTATTAATGTTGGAGGTGGTGTTGTTACAGATTTGGGAGGTTTTGTAGCCTCTACTTTCAAAAGAGGAGTTGATTTCATACATGTACCAACAACACTTTTATCAATGGTTGATGCTTCTGTAGGAGGTAAAAATGGTGTAGATTTGGGAAATTTAAAAAACCAGATTGGCGTAATCAATACCCCAAAAATGGTTTTGATTGACACTCATTATCTTGAAACCGTTCCTCAAAACGAAATGCGTTCCGGACTTGCCGAAATGCTTAAACACGGTTTGATTTTTGACAAGGAATATTGGGGACAATTTTTGGATTTAAAAGCAATTGATTTTGCAGATTTCGATGAATTAATTTACCGTTCAGTAGAAATTAAAAATGAAATTGTAATGCAAGATCCAACAGAAAAAAACATTCGAAAATCATTAAACTTCGGTCATACCTTGGGTCATGCTATTGAAAGTTATTTTTTAGAAAATGAAAGCAAAACTACGTTACTTCATGGAGAAGCAATTGCTGTTGGAATGGTTCTGGAAAGTTATATTTCGTTGCGCAAAAATTTAATTAACCAAGACGAATACAATCAAATAAAAACGACCTTAAAATCGATTTATGAAGATGTAGTTTTTGAAGAAAATGATATAGATCCAATCCTAGAATTATTGATTCACGACAAGAAAAATGAATATGGAAGCATCCAATTTGCATTAATCGAAGGAATCGGAAAAATAAAAATCAATCAATTGGTTGAAAACGAATTAATTCTAAATGCATTTGAAGATTACAAATCTTAG
- a CDS encoding proline dehydrogenase family protein, with amino-acid sequence MDNLFNNTQIAFALKSDTELDRAYFLFKLINNQPLVRIGTAVTNFAIKANLPVESLIRATVFDHFCGGVNEDDCLSVVDKMYTKGVSSVLDYSVEGKEEEDQFDAALKMTLKTIEFAKERKAIPFAVFKPTGLGRLDLYEKLGEKQALTSEEQAEWDRVVARFELVCSEAHKKDVALLIDAEESWMQEAADDLVTEMMRKYNKEKAIVFNTLQMYRWDRMEYLKKLHAQAKAEGFFIGMKLVRGAYMEKENERAIEKGYPSPICATKEATDLNYDAAVHYMVEHLDTMSIFAGTHNEKSTYTLMELMKAKGIQSNEDRVWFGQLYGMSDNISYNLASNGYNVAKYLPFGPVKDVMPYLIRRAEENTSVAGQTSRELSMIKAERNRRKGKN; translated from the coding sequence ATGGATAATTTATTCAATAATACACAAATTGCGTTTGCACTAAAAAGTGACACCGAACTTGATAGAGCTTATTTTCTTTTTAAATTAATTAACAATCAACCTTTAGTTCGAATTGGAACTGCTGTCACCAATTTTGCCATAAAAGCAAATCTACCCGTAGAAAGTTTAATTCGTGCTACCGTTTTTGATCATTTTTGTGGTGGTGTAAATGAAGATGATTGTCTCTCTGTAGTTGATAAAATGTATACCAAAGGAGTTTCGTCCGTATTAGATTATTCTGTTGAAGGAAAAGAAGAAGAAGATCAATTTGACGCAGCACTTAAAATGACCTTAAAAACCATTGAATTTGCCAAGGAACGTAAAGCTATTCCGTTTGCAGTATTTAAACCAACTGGTCTAGGCCGTTTGGATTTGTATGAAAAACTAGGAGAAAAACAAGCTTTGACGTCAGAGGAACAAGCAGAATGGGATAGGGTTGTAGCTCGTTTTGAATTGGTTTGCAGTGAAGCTCATAAAAAAGATGTTGCGCTGCTTATAGATGCTGAAGAAAGTTGGATGCAAGAGGCCGCAGATGATTTGGTTACCGAAATGATGCGAAAATACAACAAAGAAAAAGCAATTGTTTTTAATACTTTGCAAATGTACCGTTGGGATCGTATGGAATATTTAAAAAAATTACATGCTCAAGCCAAAGCCGAGGGATTCTTTATCGGAATGAAATTGGTTCGTGGTGCCTATATGGAAAAAGAAAATGAGCGTGCTATTGAAAAAGGATATCCATCTCCAATTTGTGCTACTAAAGAAGCTACCGATTTAAATTATGATGCTGCTGTTCACTACATGGTAGAACATTTAGATACTATGTCCATTTTTGCTGGAACCCATAATGAAAAGAGTACTTATACTTTAATGGAATTGATGAAAGCCAAAGGAATTCAATCTAATGAAGATCGTGTTTGGTTCGGACAATTATATGGAATGAGTGATAACATCAGTTATAATTTGGCGTCAAATGGTTATAATGTTGCTAAATATCTACCTTTCGGACCAGTTAAAGACGTTATGCCATACTTGATTCGCCGTGCAGAAGAAAACACATCGGTTGCAGGACAAACGAGTCGTGAACTTTCTATGATAAAAGCAGAACGCAATAGAAGAAAAGGAAAAAATTAG